Proteins found in one Campylobacter canadensis genomic segment:
- a CDS encoding AAA family ATPase, producing MFVGQEHIQELFDKFIENKEIPHSFFYGPSGVGKTTYAKEIAKKLNTSFYEFDAANFKLDDLRKISLSDSIFKPIIFIDEVHRLNSTNMDALLKPLEKNTFFFICASTLNPYSAINSALRSRLLFFEFNPLSDEDLEKILDNLDNNLSKEIKEFLIKSSSFDARAMINLLENAKKLGELSLENLKKIRAHFISNQNDALLTSAFIKSLRASDTNAALLYLARMINENYDVLYIARRLVIFASEDVSNANPNALLLANACLNSVKQIGYPEARIILSQCVVFLSKCKKSNASYLAINKALDYVKNNKLSPIPKYLDNYSPFKKDYIYPHDNPHKKQIMANDCPIFYKDNAIGYEKNFEIWQKEGLYKC from the coding sequence ATGTTTGTAGGACAAGAGCATATACAAGAGTTGTTTGATAAATTTATTGAAAATAAAGAAATTCCACATTCATTTTTTTATGGTCCAAGTGGAGTTGGCAAAACAACTTATGCAAAAGAAATTGCAAAAAAACTAAACACTTCATTTTATGAATTTGACGCTGCTAATTTTAAACTTGATGATTTAAGAAAAATCAGCCTAAGTGATAGCATTTTTAAACCTATTATTTTCATTGATGAAGTTCATAGATTAAATAGTACAAATATGGACGCACTCTTAAAACCACTTGAAAAAAATACTTTCTTTTTTATCTGTGCTAGTACGCTTAATCCTTACTCTGCTATAAATAGCGCTTTGCGTTCAAGATTATTATTTTTTGAGTTCAATCCATTAAGCGATGAAGATTTAGAAAAAATTCTTGATAATTTAGATAATAATCTAAGCAAAGAAATAAAAGAATTTTTAATTAAATCAAGTTCATTTGATGCAAGAGCTATGATTAACCTTTTAGAAAATGCAAAAAAATTAGGAGAGCTTAGCTTAGAAAATTTAAAAAAAATAAGAGCGCATTTTATTAGTAATCAAAACGATGCTTTACTTACTTCTGCTTTTATTAAAAGCTTAAGAGCAAGTGATACAAATGCTGCATTGCTTTATTTAGCAAGAATGATAAATGAAAATTATGATGTTTTATATATTGCAAGAAGATTAGTAATTTTTGCAAGTGAAGATGTATCAAATGCCAATCCTAACGCACTTTTACTTGCAAACGCTTGTTTAAATTCTGTAAAACAAATTGGCTATCCTGAAGCAAGAATAATACTTTCTCAATGTGTAGTTTTTTTAAGTAAATGCAAAAAATCAAATGCAAGTTATTTAGCGATAAATAAAGCACTTGATTATGTAAAAAATAATAAATTAAGCCCTATTCCAAAATACTTAGATAATTATAGCCCTTTTAAAAAAGATTATATTTATCCGCACGATAATCCGCATAAAAAGCAAATAATGGCAAATGATTGCCCTATTTTTTATAAAGATAATGCAATTGGTTATGAAAAAAATTTTGAAATTTGGCAAAAAGAAGGACTTTATAAATGTTAA
- a CDS encoding selenocysteine-specific translation elongation factor gives MLIINTAGHIDHGKSSIIKALNGFDGDSTQEEIRRAITIDLSFSNLEDVSFIDVPGHENLLKTMVLGVQSEYAMLVVDINEGLKEQSKEHILILKILDVKNIILVLNKIDLCKNIDEKKAEILSSIDFKPLQTFLVSAKTNEGIDDLKHFILNLKRPQYIEDDFVRIFIDRVFNVKGQGNVATGILRNGAIKENLNLVNENNENVQIKQIQVQHKNTDCAYALSRVAFTYKGKLEKNQILAKKGYLRKTKTIYASINTKLKHLEKVLFCCGSKIINATYYEFGEYARFELEQECAFCFDDAYIVLKNSRFAAGGKILLSVVEPLKKQKLLELLNLLNKKDFYEVFKFLSKVHIFGFGLFCSKQRFNLDLNKALNIAQELNLLFDKDKACLYSHEALEKTSKKIKQLFDKNKYSMQSANSLSKSLEIDSFLCDIALKNMQDLECKNKLYFKKGLDYEELNQNIKDILFSKLDLLTPNAPYNIYDELNLDRKQGDLLMKELCARNLIIRLAHNYFLSKRALDEFVQKLTPFLKKGLDVQELKNNFNLSRKYAIAILDYLSTQKNIKNIDNKRFLI, from the coding sequence ATGTTAATAATAAACACAGCAGGTCATATTGACCACGGCAAAAGCTCAATTATTAAAGCATTAAATGGTTTTGATGGAGATAGCACACAAGAAGAAATAAGAAGGGCTATTACTATTGATTTATCATTTTCTAATTTAGAAGATGTATCTTTTATTGATGTTCCAGGACATGAAAATTTGCTTAAAACAATGGTTTTAGGTGTGCAAAGCGAATACGCAATGCTTGTAGTTGATATAAACGAAGGTTTAAAAGAACAAAGCAAAGAACATATATTAATTCTTAAAATTTTAGACGTTAAAAATATAATTTTAGTTTTAAATAAAATTGACTTGTGTAAAAATATTGATGAAAAAAAAGCTGAAATTTTATCTTCAATTGATTTTAAACCTTTACAAACTTTTTTAGTAAGCGCTAAAACAAATGAAGGAATTGATGATTTAAAGCATTTTATTTTAAATCTTAAAAGACCACAATATATTGAAGATGACTTTGTGAGAATTTTTATTGATAGGGTCTTTAATGTAAAAGGTCAAGGTAATGTTGCTACAGGAATTTTACGCAATGGAGCAATAAAAGAAAATCTAAATTTAGTAAATGAAAACAATGAAAATGTACAAATAAAGCAAATTCAAGTGCAACACAAAAATACAGATTGTGCTTATGCGCTTAGTAGAGTTGCCTTTACTTATAAAGGCAAATTAGAAAAAAATCAAATTCTTGCAAAAAAAGGTTATTTAAGAAAGACAAAAACAATTTATGCAAGTATAAATACAAAATTAAAACATTTAGAAAAGGTTTTATTTTGTTGTGGTTCAAAGATAATTAATGCTACTTATTATGAATTTGGCGAATATGCTAGATTTGAACTTGAACAAGAATGTGCTTTTTGCTTTGATGATGCTTATATTGTTTTAAAAAATTCAAGATTTGCAGCAGGTGGAAAAATACTTTTAAGTGTTGTTGAGCCATTAAAAAAACAAAAATTATTAGAACTTTTAAATTTACTTAATAAAAAAGATTTTTATGAAGTTTTTAAATTTTTAAGCAAGGTTCATATTTTTGGTTTTGGTTTATTTTGCTCTAAGCAAAGATTTAATTTAGATTTAAATAAAGCTTTAAATATCGCACAAGAGCTTAATTTATTATTTGATAAAGACAAAGCTTGTCTTTACTCGCACGAAGCCTTAGAAAAAACAAGTAAAAAAATAAAACAATTGTTTGATAAAAACAAATACTCAATGCAAAGTGCAAATTCTCTTAGCAAAAGTTTAGAAATTGATAGTTTTTTGTGTGATATTGCTTTAAAAAATATGCAAGATTTAGAATGTAAAAACAAATTATATTTTAAAAAGGGCTTAGATTATGAAGAATTAAATCAAAATATAAAAGATATTTTATTTTCTAAGCTTGATTTACTTACCCCAAACGCTCCTTATAATATTTATGATGAACTTAACTTAGATAGAAAACAAGGAGATTTATTAATGAAAGAATTATGTGCAAGAAATCTAATAATAAGACTAGCTCATAATTATTTTTTAAGCAAAAGAGCCTTAGATGAATTTGTACAAAAACTAACACCATTTTTGAAAAAAGGTTTAGATGTGCAAGAATTAAAAAATAATTTTAATTTAAGTAGAAAATATGCAATTGCAATTTTAGATTATTTAAGCACACAAAAAAATATAAAAAATATTGATAATAAACGCTTTTTAATCTAA
- a CDS encoding thioredoxin domain-containing protein, whose amino-acid sequence MKKVILLSAISASILASEISDKALDLIKSMMPSDKIEIKLENTEKLDDTGFEMIEFGIYQDGNKLGEDIVFSNGVILSPEIVNIKSSKNYKLEYSQKKEEQKKAQIVGKIPNFLKEHKDIVIFLGDSKASVADVVFSDPDCPYCRKHLEYLMQTKEIKPTAFILTPLPMHKDALAKSVLILDEIKKAKNDKDKLEVLKKYFAQVDFKAPANDKLDKYKKVTDVIFYDLGISATPSIFENVKIK is encoded by the coding sequence ATGAAAAAAGTTATTTTATTAAGTGCAATTAGTGCTAGTATTTTAGCAAGTGAGATTTCAGATAAAGCTTTAGATTTAATTAAATCTATGATGCCAAGTGATAAAATTGAAATCAAATTAGAAAACACAGAAAAACTAGATGATACTGGCTTTGAAATGATAGAATTTGGCATTTATCAAGATGGCAATAAATTAGGAGAAGATATTGTCTTTTCAAACGGCGTTATTTTAAGCCCTGAAATTGTAAATATTAAAAGCTCTAAAAACTATAAATTAGAATACAGCCAAAAAAAAGAAGAGCAAAAAAAGGCTCAAATAGTTGGTAAAATTCCTAATTTTTTAAAAGAGCATAAAGACATTGTTATATTCTTAGGTGATTCTAAGGCTAGCGTTGCTGATGTTGTGTTTAGCGACCCTGACTGTCCATACTGTAGAAAACATTTAGAATATTTAATGCAAACAAAAGAAATAAAACCAACTGCATTTATTTTAACACCACTTCCAATGCATAAAGATGCTTTAGCTAAATCTGTATTAATTTTAGATGAGATTAAAAAGGCTAAAAACGATAAAGATAAACTAGAAGTACTTAAAAAATATTTTGCGCAAGTTGATTTTAAAGCTCCTGCAAATGACAAATTAGACAAATACAAAAAAGTAACTGATGTAATTTTTTATGATTTAGGAATTTCAGCTACACCAAGTATTTTTGAAAATGTAAAAATTAAATAA
- a CDS encoding methyl-accepting chemotaxis protein — protein sequence MQAVSQKSNEVIKNGEDIKNVITMIRDIAEQINLLALNAAIEAARAGEHGRGFAVVADEVRKLAENTQKSLTEIEASVNVLTQGINDMSESIKEQTQAISQINGAISEIDELTRENVSVAQSTNDIASDVDNMASSVVEQVNKNKF from the coding sequence ATGCAAGCAGTTAGCCAAAAATCAAATGAAGTTATTAAAAACGGCGAAGATATTAAAAATGTAATCACTATGATTAGAGATATAGCAGAGCAAATTAACCTACTAGCATTAAATGCGGCTATTGAAGCAGCTAGAGCAGGAGAGCATGGAAGAGGCTTTGCGGTTGTTGCTGATGAAGTTAGAAAACTAGCTGAAAACACTCAAAAATCACTAACAGAAATTGAAGCAAGTGTTAATGTTTTAACTCAAGGAATAAATGATATGAGCGAAAGCATTAAAGAACAAACTCAAGCTATTTCTCAAATTAACGGAGCAATTAGTGAAATTGATGAATTAACTAGAGAAAATGTAAGCGTTGCACAAAGCACAAACGATATTGCTAGTGATGTTGATAATATGGCAAGTAGCGTTGTTGAACAGGTAAATAAAAACAAATTCTAA
- a CDS encoding restriction endonuclease subunit S yields the protein MNKLSLNSVEWKEFIIGDLFNIFATSSGIDKNKLKLGDGNMPYITRSDLNNGISLFIPYKQNNKYKIDCGNVITIGLDTQTVFYQNCDFYTGQNIQIVKHDKFNKYNALFFIPLIKKQMQKFNCGGNGATLTRLKRTKILLPIDEKGEPNWEFMENYIKQIINRQKSQIINYYKSQLSDIAYGGGDLQNSDIEWKSFKAYDVFYTFTNKNKLQTPTGSYINKTLLEKYNIPRITVKGINNGVDSLSSCKSEKIVFFSNFISVSFLGSVFYHPYKASIDMKVHALIPLNIELNKYIANFLIPIIKNNIAFSSYGNQLSSTDLAQLTLILPIDEKGEPNWEYMQKYIKQKFTLQVKQIIKYFK from the coding sequence ATGAATAAGCTAAGCCTTAATAGTGTAGAGTGGAAAGAATTTATAATAGGGGATCTTTTTAATATATTTGCAACTTCTAGTGGTATAGATAAAAACAAGCTAAAGTTAGGAGATGGAAATATGCCTTATATAACTAGAAGTGATTTAAATAATGGTATAAGCTTGTTTATTCCATATAAACAAAATAATAAGTATAAAATAGATTGTGGTAATGTGATTACAATAGGTTTGGATACACAAACTGTATTTTATCAAAACTGTGATTTTTATACAGGTCAAAATATACAAATAGTTAAACATGACAAGTTTAATAAATACAATGCTTTGTTTTTTATTCCATTGATCAAAAAACAAATGCAAAAATTTAATTGTGGTGGAAATGGTGCAACATTAACAAGGTTGAAAAGAACTAAAATTTTGCTCCCTATTGATGAAAAAGGTGAGCCTAATTGGGAGTTTATGGAAAATTACATAAAACAGATAATAAATAGGCAAAAATCACAAATTATAAACTACTACAAATCGCAGTTAAGCGATATTGCTTATGGGGGGGGGGATTTACAAAATAGCGATATAGAATGGAAGAGTTTTAAGGCGTATGATGTGTTTTATACTTTTACTAATAAAAATAAACTTCAAACCCCGACTGGTTCTTATATCAATAAAACATTGTTGGAAAAATATAATATACCAAGAATTACCGTTAAGGGTATAAATAATGGGGTTGATAGTCTTTCAAGTTGTAAAAGTGAGAAAATAGTATTTTTTAGCAATTTTATAAGCGTGTCGTTTTTGGGTAGCGTTTTTTATCACCCATATAAAGCTTCAATAGATATGAAAGTTCACGCACTTATCCCTTTAAATATAGAACTGAATAAATATATTGCTAATTTTTTAATACCTATTATCAAAAATAATATAGCTTTCTCATCGTATGGTAATCAGCTTTCAAGTACTGATTTAGCACAATTAACATTAATTTTACCAATTGATGAAAAAGGTGAGCCTAATTGGGAGTATATGCAAAAGTACATAAAGCAAAAGTTTACTTTACAAGTAAAACAGATTATAAAATATTTTAAATAA
- a CDS encoding LysE family transporter, which produces MILSALNGFILGLSLCVPFGPINILILNNAVKSFKNGFLIGFAALLIDISYFSLCYFGFSFLNNEKFFVYLSYFSFCFLSYLAFLTFKSTSNIQKSAITNTAISSFLKGAFVNIFNPFVIIFWFSYTASIKKEEYMLIIVTFLFLAVFLWILFLAFFSAKYARILNQKILKIINIISAFVLEFFAFKILLSTI; this is translated from the coding sequence ATGATTTTATCGGCTTTAAATGGATTTATTTTAGGGCTTAGCCTTTGTGTGCCATTTGGGCCAATAAATATTCTTATTTTAAATAATGCTGTTAAATCCTTTAAAAATGGTTTTTTGATAGGTTTTGCAGCCTTATTGATTGATATTAGTTATTTTAGTCTTTGTTATTTTGGTTTTTCTTTTTTAAATAATGAAAAATTTTTTGTGTATTTATCTTATTTTTCTTTTTGCTTTTTATCTTATTTAGCGTTTTTAACTTTTAAAAGTACGAGTAATATTCAAAAAAGTGCAATTACAAATACAGCCATAAGTAGTTTTTTAAAGGGTGCTTTTGTTAATATTTTTAATCCTTTTGTTATTATTTTTTGGTTTTCATATACGGCTAGCATAAAAAAAGAAGAATATATGTTAATAATAGTTACATTTTTATTTTTAGCAGTGTTTTTATGGATATTGTTTTTAGCATTTTTTTCAGCTAAATACGCAAGAATTTTAAATCAAAAAATATTAAAAATTATAAATATTATTTCAGCTTTTGTTTTAGAATTTTTTGCTTTTAAAATCTTATTAAGTACTATTTAA
- a CDS encoding polyribonucleotide nucleotidyltransferase: MKKSIIINNKELIFDLDLVAKQANASVLLTCGKTVLLASVAREDSKVSEDFLPLTVSYVEKTYAAGKIPGGFVKRETKPSEAETLTARIIDRTLRPLFADGYLYPTHIVVMLLSCELDVDLQPLALYAASAALSLSDIEVKNPAVGIRIAKDANNEFIINPTLSELENSSLDLFVSGAADELLMIEMKANETNDSMNELSEEELIKALNLAKNEISKISAEYKKVFYEHKKSFEFDLKAPSQNADIYEFLEKNYLKEVKQAINNLAKSERNSELNKIADEILQNNPEFNPEELNYELHKFKKSIVRKQILNEKIRADGRGLDEVRPISILTNILPNAHGSCLFTRGQTQALVVATLGSANDAQTIENLTLKNSSLEKFMFNYNFPGFCVGEASALKAPSRRELGHGNLAKRALSSSVSKNYPHTIRLVSEILESNGSSSMASVCGGSLALKAAGVDSKKLVAGVAMGLIVEDDNFAVLTDIMGLEDHDGDMDFKVAGSKDGITAMQMDIKLGGISPHILELALEKAKNARLHILDIMQKANDEIVVNYDILPKLSIFKIHPNDIPELIGQGGKTIKDIIEKFEISIDIDRDKEEVTLSGQKVEEAKEYIFANVLKKYRKKVEFNVGEEYKGIVKKIAPFGAFVSLKDGVDGLLHSSKIKNLNLKEGDELNVVVSEIKDNKVGLNLV; encoded by the coding sequence ATGAAAAAAAGCATTATTATTAATAATAAAGAATTGATTTTTGATTTAGATTTAGTTGCTAAACAAGCTAATGCTAGTGTGTTGCTTACTTGCGGTAAAACAGTATTATTAGCTAGTGTGGCTAGAGAAGATAGCAAGGTTAGTGAAGACTTTTTGCCATTAACAGTAAGTTATGTTGAAAAAACTTACGCAGCAGGCAAAATTCCTGGTGGTTTTGTAAAAAGAGAAACAAAACCAAGCGAAGCAGAAACCTTAACAGCAAGAATAATAGATAGAACTTTAAGACCTTTATTTGCAGATGGTTATTTATATCCAACTCATATTGTTGTTATGCTTTTATCTTGTGAATTAGATGTAGATTTACAACCCTTAGCGCTTTATGCGGCTAGTGCAGCGCTTAGTTTAAGTGATATTGAAGTAAAAAATCCTGCAGTGGGAATTAGAATTGCAAAAGATGCAAATAACGAATTTATAATAAATCCTACGTTATCTGAACTTGAAAATTCAAGCCTTGATTTGTTTGTAAGCGGTGCTGCTGATGAGCTTTTAATGATTGAAATGAAGGCAAATGAAACAAACGACAGTATGAACGAATTAAGCGAAGAAGAGCTAATAAAGGCTTTAAATTTAGCAAAAAATGAAATCAGTAAAATAAGCGCTGAATATAAAAAAGTATTTTATGAGCATAAAAAATCTTTTGAATTTGATTTAAAAGCACCTAGTCAAAATGCTGATATTTACGAGTTTTTAGAAAAAAATTATCTAAAAGAAGTAAAACAAGCTATTAATAATTTAGCTAAAAGTGAAAGAAATAGCGAATTAAATAAAATTGCTGATGAAATTTTGCAAAATAACCCTGAATTTAATCCTGAAGAGCTTAATTACGAATTACATAAATTTAAAAAAAGCATAGTTAGAAAGCAAATTTTAAATGAAAAAATAAGAGCTGATGGAAGAGGGCTTGATGAGGTAAGACCAATAAGTATTTTAACAAATATCTTGCCTAATGCTCACGGTTCTTGTTTATTTACAAGAGGGCAAACTCAAGCTCTTGTTGTAGCTACATTAGGAAGTGCAAACGATGCTCAAACTATTGAGAATTTAACCTTAAAAAATTCAAGCTTAGAAAAATTTATGTTTAATTATAATTTTCCTGGTTTTTGTGTTGGAGAAGCTAGTGCATTAAAAGCACCTTCAAGAAGAGAATTAGGGCATGGAAATTTAGCTAAAAGAGCCTTAAGTTCTAGTGTTAGTAAAAATTATCCGCACACAATAAGATTGGTTTCTGAAATACTTGAAAGCAATGGTTCTAGCTCAATGGCAAGTGTTTGCGGCGGTTCTTTAGCTTTAAAAGCAGCTGGAGTTGATAGTAAAAAATTAGTTGCTGGTGTGGCAATGGGGCTTATTGTAGAAGACGATAATTTTGCTGTTTTAACTGATATTATGGGTTTAGAAGACCATGATGGGGATATGGATTTTAAAGTAGCAGGCAGTAAAGATGGAATTACAGCTATGCAAATGGACATAAAACTTGGTGGTATTAGTCCGCATATTTTAGAACTTGCTTTAGAAAAGGCAAAAAATGCAAGGCTGCATATTTTAGATATTATGCAAAAAGCAAATGATGAAATTGTTGTAAATTATGATATTTTACCTAAGCTTAGCATTTTTAAAATTCATCCAAATGATATACCAGAATTAATAGGACAAGGTGGAAAGACTATTAAGGATATTATTGAAAAATTTGAAATTAGCATTGATATTGATAGAGATAAAGAAGAAGTAACCCTAAGCGGACAAAAAGTTGAAGAAGCAAAAGAATATATCTTTGCAAATGTATTAAAAAAATACAGAAAAAAAGTAGAATTTAATGTAGGCGAAGAATATAAAGGTATTGTAAAAAAGATAGCACCTTTTGGAGCTTTTGTTAGTTTAAAAGATGGCGTTGATGGCTTATTACATTCAAGTAAAATTAAGAATTTAAATCTTAAAGAAGGCGATGAATTAAATGTTGTAGTAAGCGAGATTAAAGATAACAAAGTAGGGCTTAACTTGGTGTAA
- a CDS encoding phosphoribosyltransferase family protein gives MSMTTIFENPIQAANELAQNINQDEIKEHIIICNSVKNIPFVDAFANATGNYYEMLFTKGIYTPNKECQLAKVSESDEVVYVKELIDYFNISKEYLNNEIKLAYNENIRNKILYFRKQKAISNLKNKDILILDQGSNTGLTLNICHKSLINLGVRSIKYATSIISSQSYDYFNEIFDNIYYLHKLDHFINKDFYYKEALNIPNEFALEILEESNYYLPFITKELDEKKHYY, from the coding sequence ATGAGTATGACTACGATTTTTGAAAACCCTATTCAAGCGGCAAATGAATTAGCACAAAATATAAATCAAGATGAAATTAAAGAGCATATTATAATTTGCAACAGCGTTAAAAACATACCTTTTGTAGATGCTTTTGCCAATGCTACTGGCAATTATTATGAAATGCTTTTTACAAAAGGAATTTACACCCCAAATAAAGAATGCCAACTAGCTAAGGTAAGCGAAAGTGATGAGGTAGTTTATGTAAAAGAATTAATTGATTATTTTAATATTTCAAAAGAATATTTAAATAATGAAATCAAACTAGCATACAACGAAAATATAAGAAATAAAATATTATATTTTAGAAAGCAAAAGGCAATTTCAAATTTAAAAAATAAAGATATTTTAATTCTTGATCAAGGTAGCAATACAGGACTTACCTTAAATATTTGCCATAAAAGTTTAATAAATTTAGGAGTAAGAAGTATAAAATACGCTACAAGTATAATTTCTTCTCAAAGTTATGATTATTTTAATGAAATATTTGATAATATCTACTATTTACATAAATTAGACCATTTTATAAATAAAGATTTTTATTACAAAGAAGCTTTAAATATACCAAATGAGTTTGCTTTAGAAATTTTAGAAGAAAGCAATTATTATTTGCCATTTATTACAAAGGAGTTAGATGAAAAAAAGCATTATTATTAA
- a CDS encoding LPS-assembly protein LptD — protein MASSFEKNNNLLFLNNNVVVISDNYFAKAKRAIYNEESKVLELFEDVFINSQNANSISDYARVDLANKSTEFKNVFLSDLILELWLKSNHSCYTNNVLKVDNSILSSCEVDNPIWSFKFSSGEYNQESKDLSIKNVIFRIKNIPVFYFPYLRINMDNTRKSGFLTPKIAFKSNEAIFYEQPYFWAISHRQDLEFRPQIRTNRGYGLFFNYRLIDSEYSSFNLSSGFFKERQAYVFKEDLKYDSHFGVNLVYASDKIFNNSQDNQEGLYLNYLYLNDIDYLNLSSFYNKTSDSVVTSRLNYFYYQNNNYYGAYVKYYQDLSKEDQKDTIQELPNIHYHHFLTKFFSTPFLYKADFNSTYYYRQNDYTLNRFNINLPIFFQKSLFNNYLNLLLKEEVELNYNLSSNHKNNDFLSNFTHSASLYTSLYSKYNNYLHNINFAFNLYFKNGHNDTINPFYLVEQNEKLNYYFEFSELLYKNQAKLFKHFLKFYTQDSKLKFIGNEMNIYFNKHFSIFNSTLFNTDEEKIQNFFLQGSYNRKDYSINAGYFFNKKKDILQSNYELDKFLSFGVNYDINLYNSIHANTWYNLKTKKLENYNLGFIHKRRCINFTIDFKESTSSKLTQKGVRSYKERGIYFSFNLYPIGGVKYNFTLQGNKDEYDYDF, from the coding sequence ATGGCAAGTTCTTTTGAAAAAAATAATAATTTATTGTTTTTAAATAATAATGTTGTTGTAATTTCTGATAATTATTTTGCAAAGGCAAAAAGAGCTATTTATAACGAAGAAAGTAAGGTTTTAGAATTATTTGAAGATGTCTTTATAAATTCTCAAAACGCAAACTCAATTAGCGATTACGCTAGAGTTGATTTAGCAAATAAAAGTACTGAATTTAAAAATGTATTTTTGAGTGATTTAATTTTAGAATTATGGTTAAAAAGTAATCATAGTTGCTATACAAATAATGTTTTAAAGGTTGATAATTCTATTTTAAGCTCTTGTGAGGTTGATAATCCTATTTGGAGTTTTAAATTTTCTAGTGGTGAATATAATCAAGAAAGTAAAGATTTAAGCATAAAAAATGTTATTTTTCGCATTAAAAATATCCCTGTTTTTTATTTTCCGTATTTAAGAATTAATATGGATAATACAAGAAAAAGTGGTTTTTTAACTCCTAAAATCGCCTTTAAGTCAAATGAAGCTATTTTTTATGAACAACCGTATTTTTGGGCTATTTCTCATAGACAAGATTTAGAATTTAGACCGCAAATTAGAACTAATCGTGGTTATGGTTTATTTTTTAATTACAGATTAATTGATAGTGAATATTCTTCATTTAATTTAAGCAGTGGGTTTTTTAAAGAAAGGCAAGCTTATGTTTTTAAAGAAGATTTAAAATATGATAGTCATTTTGGTGTAAATCTTGTTTATGCTAGTGATAAAATCTTTAATAATTCTCAAGATAATCAAGAAGGTTTATATTTAAATTATTTATACTTAAATGATATAGATTATTTAAATTTATCAAGTTTTTATAATAAAACTAGCGATTCTGTTGTAACATCAAGATTAAATTATTTTTATTATCAAAATAATAATTATTATGGAGCTTATGTTAAATATTATCAAGATTTATCAAAAGAAGACCAAAAAGATACAATACAAGAATTACCAAACATACATTATCATCATTTTTTAACCAAGTTTTTTTCAACCCCATTTTTATATAAAGCAGATTTTAATTCTACTTACTATTATAGACAAAATGACTATACTTTAAATAGATTTAATATAAATTTACCTATTTTCTTTCAAAAAAGTTTATTTAATAATTACTTAAATTTGCTTTTAAAAGAAGAAGTTGAATTAAATTATAATTTAAGTAGTAATCATAAAAATAATGATTTTTTATCTAACTTTACCCACTCTGCAAGTTTATATACTAGTTTGTATAGTAAGTATAATAACTATTTGCATAATATAAATTTTGCTTTTAATTTGTATTTTAAAAATGGTCATAACGATACTATAAATCCTTTTTATTTAGTTGAACAAAATGAAAAATTAAATTATTATTTTGAATTTTCTGAATTACTTTATAAAAATCAAGCTAAATTATTTAAGCATTTTTTAAAATTTTATACTCAAGATTCTAAACTAAAATTTATTGGCAATGAAATGAATATTTATTTTAATAAACATTTTTCTATATTTAATTCTACTCTTTTTAATACAGATGAAGAAAAAATTCAAAATTTCTTTTTACAAGGAAGTTATAATAGAAAAGATTACAGTATTAATGCAGGTTATTTTTTTAATAAGAAAAAAGATATTTTACAAAGCAATTATGAATTAGATAAATTTTTAAGCTTTGGAGTAAATTATGATATTAACTTATATAATAGCATTCACGCAAATACTTGGTATAATCTAAAAACAAAAAAATTAGAAAATTATAATTTAGGTTTTATCCATAAAAGAAGATGTATTAATTTTACTATTGATTTTAAAGAAAGCACAAGTTCAAAATTAACCCAAAAAGGTGTGCGTTCTTACAAAGAAAGAGGTATTTATTTTTCTTTTAATCTCTATCCTATTGGTGGAGTAAAATATAATTTTACCTTGCAAGGAAATAAAGATGAGTATGACTACGATTTTTGA